The proteins below are encoded in one region of uncultured Eubacteriales bacterium:
- a CDS encoding conserved membrane hypothetical protein (Evidence 4 : Homologs of previously reported genes of unknown function) produces the protein MPQRLRKRRRKGRSKMSAIIAEIFYCIIGIVFILNGIKALKDSELGPRYFTAAFWFILAFTFIAGPYVPTWVVGLCVIVMAALTALGKVKQSKSDTPAAEATRANADKQGYKVFIPALTLAITAVLVATFITKLGANNAIGVSAIVALIVAFVLFRPKAAYAVKDGTRLMDNVGTTGILPQVLAALGALFTAAGVGDVIASGVSAIIPEGNRLIASAVYCIAMALFTMIMGNGFAAFSVITVGIGIPFLIMQGANPVVVGALGLTAGYCGTLMTPMAANFNIMPAALLETKSKYAIIFAQLPVALVMLLIHVVLMYVLAF, from the coding sequence ATGCCGCAAAGACTAAGAAAGAGGCGAAGGAAGGGGCGAAGTAAAATGAGCGCGATTATTGCAGAAATCTTTTATTGTATTATCGGCATCGTGTTCATCCTGAACGGCATCAAGGCCTTGAAGGATAGTGAGCTCGGCCCCCGCTACTTCACAGCCGCATTCTGGTTCATTCTGGCGTTCACCTTTATCGCGGGCCCCTATGTACCCACTTGGGTCGTCGGCCTGTGCGTGATCGTGATGGCGGCGCTCACCGCTTTGGGCAAGGTCAAGCAGAGCAAGAGCGATACGCCGGCTGCCGAGGCGACCCGTGCCAACGCGGACAAGCAGGGCTATAAGGTCTTCATCCCCGCACTGACGCTGGCGATCACCGCCGTACTGGTGGCCACCTTTATTACCAAATTGGGTGCGAACAACGCCATCGGGGTTTCCGCTATCGTGGCGCTGATCGTTGCCTTCGTGCTGTTCCGTCCCAAGGCTGCGTACGCCGTCAAGGACGGTACCCGCCTGATGGACAACGTCGGTACCACCGGTATTCTGCCGCAGGTCCTGGCCGCGCTGGGCGCTCTGTTTACCGCAGCCGGTGTGGGCGACGTGATCGCCTCGGGCGTTTCCGCCATTATCCCGGAGGGTAACCGCCTGATCGCCAGCGCTGTTTACTGTATCGCCATGGCGCTGTTCACCATGATTATGGGCAACGGTTTCGCCGCTTTCTCTGTCATCACAGTGGGTATCGGTATCCCGTTCCTGATCATGCAGGGCGCTAACCCGGTGGTCGTGGGCGCCCTGGGCCTGACCGCCGGCTACTGCGGTACTCTGATGACCCCGATGGCAGCAAACTTCAACATTATGCCTGCCGCTCTGCTGGAGACCAAGAGCAAGTATGCCATTATCTTTGCTCAGCTGCCTGTGGCGCTGGTCATGCTGCTGATCCATGTCGTTTTGATGTACGTATTGGCATTCTGA
- a CDS encoding conserved membrane hypothetical protein (Evidence 4 : Homologs of previously reported genes of unknown function), whose translation MEVIKLIGVLIVIVGFVLKFDTLAVVVVAGLATGLVAGMGPMEILETLGKAFITNRTATLFVLTLPVIGLCERYGLKDKAVDLIKSMKNATTGRLLAVWQTVRTIASAFSLRIGGHPQFIRPLINPMAQAAAVAQYGEIDEATEDKIKGLAAGTENYGNFFAQNCFMGASGTLLIVSTLTEQGYAVDALQIAGQSVPIAVISVVVGIVYALLWDQIFKRRYAAKTKKEAKEGAK comes from the coding sequence ATGGAAGTTATCAAGCTCATTGGCGTCCTGATCGTGATCGTTGGTTTTGTTCTCAAGTTCGATACCCTAGCTGTGGTTGTGGTTGCCGGTCTGGCCACCGGCCTGGTCGCGGGTATGGGCCCAATGGAAATCCTGGAGACTCTGGGCAAAGCCTTCATTACCAACCGCACTGCCACACTGTTCGTGCTCACGCTGCCGGTTATCGGCCTGTGTGAGCGTTATGGCTTAAAGGATAAGGCGGTCGATCTGATCAAGTCGATGAAGAACGCCACCACGGGCCGCCTGCTGGCTGTGTGGCAGACCGTCCGTACCATAGCGTCTGCGTTTTCGCTGCGCATCGGCGGCCATCCCCAGTTCATCCGCCCCCTGATCAACCCTATGGCACAGGCTGCCGCCGTCGCGCAGTACGGTGAGATCGATGAGGCCACTGAGGACAAGATCAAGGGTCTGGCAGCGGGTACTGAAAACTATGGTAACTTCTTTGCGCAGAACTGTTTCATGGGTGCTTCCGGCACACTGCTGATCGTGTCCACGCTGACCGAGCAGGGCTATGCGGTGGATGCGCTTCAGATCGCCGGGCAGTCCGTCCCCATCGCGGTGATCTCTGTGGTGGTCGGCATTGTTTACGCGCTGCTCTGGGATCAGATTTTCAAGCGCCGCTATGCCGCAAAGACTAAGAAAGAGGCGAAGGAAGGGGCGAAGTAA
- a CDS encoding conserved hypothetical protein (Evidence 4 : Homologs of previously reported genes of unknown function) has protein sequence MKLEQGARIVVERWLQAKPEDVLHFITDETKLREVEAFAAASEACGATPKISVLPAHSVQSGDSIEEMRHIMSYATAIVGATNDSFITTNAVSYALRHGAKFLSLPLSTNDGTSLLEQDFLQMDPRRAARLARPLLPALRMASWIRITTAAGTDLTLSIKGRKPGLFNGVAARSGVCASASFEVYIPPVESETNGVVILDGSMGYIGLVTEPLRLVFHNGYLVDIPDTPSGKRLREFIQNFQDPEMYCAAEFGIGLNELSQCRGFSYVEDESAYGTFHIGFGRNLALGGKHDSAGHFDIVTHAPTIYADGAPIMQDGLARKGFFGWWLARKCYK, from the coding sequence ATGAAACTTGAGCAGGGGGCACGGATCGTAGTGGAGCGCTGGCTACAGGCGAAGCCTGAGGATGTGCTGCATTTTATCACGGATGAAACGAAACTGCGGGAGGTAGAAGCCTTTGCGGCTGCATCCGAGGCTTGTGGCGCAACGCCTAAAATTTCAGTGCTTCCGGCCCATTCGGTGCAATCCGGGGACAGTATTGAAGAAATGCGCCATATCATGTCCTATGCAACCGCCATTGTGGGGGCGACAAACGATTCTTTTATCACGACCAACGCCGTGAGCTATGCACTGCGTCATGGCGCAAAGTTTTTGTCTTTGCCCCTTTCAACCAATGACGGCACCTCTCTGCTGGAACAGGATTTTCTGCAAATGGATCCCCGCCGCGCCGCCCGGCTAGCTCGTCCTCTGCTGCCTGCGCTGCGCATGGCAAGCTGGATCCGCATCACCACCGCCGCGGGCACCGATCTGACACTATCCATCAAAGGGCGCAAGCCGGGTCTGTTTAACGGTGTGGCGGCCCGCTCGGGCGTGTGCGCCTCGGCCAGCTTTGAGGTGTATATACCTCCGGTGGAGAGCGAGACGAATGGCGTAGTCATATTAGATGGCTCGATGGGCTATATAGGCCTTGTCACCGAGCCACTGCGGCTGGTGTTCCATAACGGGTATCTGGTCGATATCCCGGATACCCCCAGCGGCAAGCGCCTGCGGGAATTTATACAGAACTTTCAGGACCCTGAAATGTACTGTGCCGCTGAGTTTGGCATCGGGCTGAATGAGCTGTCTCAATGCAGGGGTTTTTCCTATGTGGAGGATGAGTCCGCCTATGGTACCTTTCACATCGGCTTTGGGCGCAATCTGGCGCTGGGCGGTAAGCATGATTCGGCAGGACACTTCGACATTGTGACGCATGCCCCGACCATTTATGCCGACGGCGCACCCATTATGCAGGATGGTTTGGCCCGCAAGGGCTTTTTTGGCTGGTGGTTGGCAAGAAAATGTTACAAATAA
- a CDS encoding conserved hypothetical protein (Evidence 4 : Homologs of previously reported genes of unknown function) — MRRDVTCCFTGHRPDKLPWGADESDPRCIDLKKRIAAALEDAYEKGMRHFICGMALGADLYFCEAALDLRSRLPGVTVEAAIPCEEQAARWSERDRNRYFALVKACDYETMVQHHYDRGCMLRRNRYMVDRASMLIAAYDGLLGGTMYTLTYAMKKELEIVTLELN, encoded by the coding sequence GTGCGGCGAGACGTTACCTGCTGTTTTACGGGCCACCGGCCCGATAAGCTGCCCTGGGGGGCGGACGAGAGTGACCCGCGCTGCATTGACCTCAAAAAACGCATTGCAGCCGCATTGGAGGATGCCTACGAGAAGGGGATGCGGCACTTCATATGCGGCATGGCCCTGGGCGCGGACCTCTACTTCTGCGAGGCGGCTCTGGATTTGCGTAGCAGGCTGCCAGGCGTGACGGTGGAGGCCGCCATCCCCTGCGAGGAGCAGGCCGCCCGCTGGAGTGAGCGGGACCGGAACCGGTACTTTGCCTTGGTCAAGGCCTGCGATTATGAGACGATGGTGCAGCACCACTACGACCGGGGCTGTATGCTCCGGCGCAATCGCTACATGGTAGACCGTGCCTCCATGCTTATCGCCGCCTACGACGGCCTACTCGGCGGCACCATGTACACCCTGACCTATGCCATGAAGAAAGAACTGGAGATTGTGACACTGGAGTTGAACTGA
- a CDS encoding Membrane protein-like protein protein — protein sequence MSEQSASLPRKRSKVFTTNYMVKVAVMAAVARVVMLLEFPLPIFPSFLKLDFSDLVPLIGSLAMGPLAGVLIELVKCLIHVINTTTGGVGDLANFVVGAVYVWSVGFFYQRHKTKGGAVLGLAVGTLAMIIAGAVVNYFITIPLYGLVMGWSEEMIVGMGSAILPAIQDKFTLILFAFCPFNLLKGVILTLLALPLYKRFSPLLHKGLI from the coding sequence ATGTCCGAGCAATCCGCGTCCCTTCCCCGCAAGCGATCCAAGGTATTCACCACAAACTACATGGTCAAGGTCGCCGTCATGGCGGCGGTAGCCCGGGTTGTGATGCTGCTGGAATTCCCGCTGCCAATCTTCCCAAGCTTTTTAAAGCTGGACTTCTCAGACCTGGTGCCCCTCATCGGCTCTCTGGCCATGGGACCGTTGGCGGGCGTCCTGATTGAGCTGGTGAAGTGCCTCATCCATGTCATCAATACCACCACCGGCGGAGTGGGGGACTTGGCTAACTTCGTGGTGGGCGCTGTCTATGTCTGGTCGGTGGGATTCTTCTACCAGCGGCACAAGACCAAAGGGGGTGCCGTCCTGGGCCTCGCGGTGGGCACCCTAGCCATGATCATTGCAGGCGCGGTGGTGAACTACTTCATCACCATTCCCCTCTACGGCCTCGTTATGGGCTGGAGCGAGGAGATGATTGTGGGCATGGGATCAGCTATTCTTCCGGCGATCCAGGATAAATTTACGCTGATTTTGTTTGCCTTCTGCCCGTTTAACCTCCTCAAGGGGGTTATCCTCACCCTGCTTGCACTGCCGCTCTATAAGCGTTTCTCTCCGCTGCTGCACAAAGGTCTGATTTAA
- a CDS encoding hypothetical protein (Evidence 5 : No homology to any previously reported sequences) has protein sequence MIVEQTFDIKANKYYNKNRR, from the coding sequence TTGATTGTAGAACAAACGTTTGACATCAAGGCGAATAAGTACTATAATAAAAATAGAAGATAG
- the dinB gene encoding DNA polymerase IV, with amino-acid sequence MDRLILHCDLNSFYASVELLSLPELRASGKPVAVCGDPSSRHGVILAKNEAAKACGVKTAETVWQAKKKCPDLVLLSSHRGEYSKWSKVVNGIYNRFTDLVEPFSIDESWLDMTGSAHLWGGDGRMVADLVRETVRRETELTVSVGVSFNKVFAKMGSDYKKPNATTVITRENYQDLLWPLPVTDLLFVGRASAELLRGYGVDTIGDLARFGREPLISLLGKQGATLHDYATGAEHEPVSPAVATAPPKSVGSGLTFKRNLLGLEDVRTGVAALADEVAARLRRHGLRCATVQVTIRDPSFKDICRQKPLHAPCCTAREIGAAAMELITTSWNMKSPIRALTITGQNLVGEDEVTEQISLFDEGAVPRRERRERLEQAMDKIRGKYGEEAITFTSAVKGELGLTGDNKLPPPDGE; translated from the coding sequence ATGGACAGGTTGATTCTGCACTGCGATTTGAACAGCTTTTACGCCTCGGTGGAGCTTCTCTCCCTGCCGGAACTGAGGGCCAGCGGCAAGCCGGTGGCCGTGTGCGGGGACCCGTCCTCCCGACATGGGGTCATCCTGGCCAAGAACGAGGCCGCAAAAGCCTGCGGGGTGAAGACGGCCGAGACCGTCTGGCAGGCGAAAAAGAAATGCCCGGACTTGGTGCTCCTGTCCTCCCACCGGGGGGAGTACAGCAAATGGTCCAAGGTGGTCAATGGCATCTACAACCGTTTCACCGATCTGGTGGAGCCCTTCTCCATCGATGAAAGCTGGCTGGACATGACCGGCTCAGCCCACCTCTGGGGAGGGGATGGACGGATGGTGGCCGACTTGGTACGGGAGACGGTACGGCGTGAGACGGAACTCACCGTATCGGTTGGGGTGTCGTTTAACAAGGTCTTCGCCAAGATGGGGAGCGACTACAAAAAGCCCAATGCCACCACAGTCATCACCCGCGAAAACTATCAGGACCTCCTCTGGCCCCTGCCGGTAACCGACCTGCTCTTCGTAGGCCGGGCTTCGGCGGAGCTTCTTCGGGGGTACGGCGTCGACACCATCGGAGATCTGGCCCGTTTCGGGCGGGAGCCCCTCATTTCTCTGCTGGGAAAGCAGGGGGCCACCCTCCACGACTATGCAACGGGGGCGGAGCATGAGCCGGTCTCCCCTGCCGTCGCCACGGCGCCCCCCAAGTCGGTGGGGAGTGGGCTCACATTCAAGCGCAACCTGCTGGGGCTGGAGGATGTACGCACCGGCGTGGCCGCCCTTGCGGATGAGGTGGCCGCCCGGCTGCGCAGGCACGGGCTCAGGTGCGCCACTGTCCAGGTCACCATCCGAGACCCCAGCTTTAAGGACATCTGCCGTCAGAAACCGCTGCACGCGCCCTGCTGCACCGCCCGGGAAATCGGCGCGGCGGCCATGGAGCTCATCACCACATCCTGGAATATGAAAAGCCCCATCAGGGCCCTCACCATCACGGGTCAGAACCTTGTGGGAGAGGATGAGGTGACTGAGCAGATTTCCCTCTTCGATGAGGGCGCCGTCCCCCGGCGGGAGCGGCGCGAGCGCCTGGAGCAGGCGATGGACAAAATTCGCGGCAAATACGGCGAGGAGGCCATCACCTTTACCTCCGCTGTCAAGGGTGAGCTGGGTCTCACAGGGGACAACAAACTCCCGCCTCCCGATGGGGAATAA
- a CDS encoding Thiamine diphosphokinase, translated as MCYIVGAGERTEDIIAPSTGDLVIAADGGLAWLAYLGVAPDLLVGDFDSLGETPTGPAVVRLPTEKDDTDTMAAVRLAVERGYRRFRIYGGTGGRFDHTLANLQILTWLARRRCENALCGPGWMAGAVSGGELCIEAREHGMVSVFCQGDAAYGVTLEGLKYPLNGANLTCDFPLGVSNEFTGAPVRVAVEKGTLLVVWER; from the coding sequence ATGTGCTATATTGTAGGCGCAGGTGAGCGGACGGAGGATATCATCGCCCCCAGTACCGGCGACCTGGTGATTGCCGCGGACGGGGGCCTTGCCTGGCTTGCCTACCTGGGCGTGGCCCCCGATCTTCTGGTGGGCGACTTCGACTCCCTGGGGGAGACGCCCACCGGCCCAGCTGTGGTTCGCCTTCCCACCGAGAAGGACGACACCGACACCATGGCCGCTGTCCGCCTGGCGGTGGAACGGGGCTATCGGCGCTTTCGTATCTATGGCGGCACCGGCGGGCGGTTCGACCACACTTTGGCGAATCTGCAGATTTTGACCTGGCTTGCGCGCCGGAGATGTGAGAACGCCCTCTGCGGCCCCGGCTGGATGGCCGGCGCGGTGTCCGGCGGAGAACTATGCATAGAGGCGAGGGAGCATGGAATGGTGTCGGTCTTCTGCCAGGGAGACGCCGCCTATGGTGTGACTCTGGAAGGCCTCAAGTACCCTCTGAACGGGGCAAACCTCACCTGCGACTTCCCCCTGGGGGTCAGCAATGAGTTTACGGGCGCCCCTGTCCGGGTGGCAGTGGAGAAAGGAACTCTCCTGGTCGTGTGGGAACGATAA
- a CDS encoding RNA polymerase sigma factor (fragment): MYFRSQRKLQGEISLSDSLDADGDGNALSLMDVISIDDNMLDDLDARDSCIKVRRCVAERLTDRENLIITLRYGLSGGRPLTQREIAAQCGISRSYVSRIEKKALKKLEEAMGGRG; this comes from the coding sequence ATGTACTTTCGTTCCCAGCGCAAGCTGCAGGGGGAGATATCCCTGTCCGACAGCCTGGACGCCGACGGGGACGGCAACGCCCTCTCCCTCATGGACGTCATCAGTATTGATGACAATATGCTCGACGACCTAGACGCCAGGGACTCCTGCATCAAGGTCCGCCGCTGCGTGGCCGAGCGCCTCACAGACCGGGAGAACCTGATCATCACCCTCCGCTACGGCCTGAGCGGCGGACGCCCTCTCACCCAGCGGGAGATTGCCGCCCAGTGCGGCATTAGCCGGAGCTATGTATCGCGCATCGAGAAAAAGGCGCTTAAAAAGCTGGAGGAGGCAATGGGCGGGCGGGGATGA
- a CDS encoding membrane hypothetical protein (Evidence 5 : No homology to any previously reported sequences): MNIVNRLTVRHLRLNRSRTLMTIMGIMLSVAMVCAVAGFVASVHDLLLRQIKQKGDYHVVYTNVTKEIATEISSEEIFSTHYTKDSDTPGHVNLYLRFASPGRDVNNVASQISQKFGVEKYGLNYELLGLEGIMIHKSVIVGFIGVAVIAVAIIMTGSIIVISNAFYISATERVRQFGLLKSIGATSGQIGRSILFEALTLAAISIPLGIALGFLIDIFVLWVTNYLLVDLNRLNNGTFSFRVVFHPLIPIISLLVALLTILISAWLPARKAAKTTAIEAIRQTKDIKISGKRIKTSPAVRKLFGFEGTLAAKSLKRSRGKYRATVISLTVSVVMFVSMWSLVDIMKKDAEMQYGGLDFDVLVMTQGDLETVDKADAFLRTIPDAAFRKVQETSFSTTAPKGFVTERMLSGAEGETERDLNLYAIPDADFVALAQVKEGEIPGVLINTTGALRKDGQVQEFVPYEASVGTKLPLERGRENEEKKTYGDVTIAATVDKIPDSIPAIIFNGNLINIMVPESIYRTLFQANNSRTAYAVTAQDPQAFCDSAEELLLPLGETIQIQNVAQSAHINQNIVLIIMLFGYGFIGMLSLIAVTSAITTISTGMELRRHEFAMLYSAGMTPRGMDKMLHLESLLYGIKSLAFGLPIGVGLSIAMHRMMANVFVFRYALPWDAMLISTIAVLMLTFSTMQYGKHKFRKVSIVEAIRSEIV; this comes from the coding sequence ATGAACATCGTGAACAGGCTCACCGTGCGGCATCTGCGGCTTAATCGCTCACGGACCCTAATGACTATTATGGGTATTATGCTGTCGGTGGCTATGGTGTGCGCGGTAGCGGGTTTTGTCGCAAGTGTACATGATTTGCTGCTGCGGCAGATAAAGCAAAAGGGCGATTACCATGTCGTGTATACCAATGTCACTAAGGAAATTGCCACGGAGATTTCAAGCGAGGAGATATTCTCCACACACTATACAAAGGACAGCGATACACCCGGCCATGTCAATCTCTACCTTCGCTTTGCCAGTCCCGGGCGCGATGTGAATAATGTTGCCAGTCAGATTTCCCAGAAGTTCGGCGTAGAAAAATACGGACTAAACTATGAGCTCTTGGGCCTGGAGGGCATCATGATACACAAGAGCGTCATCGTCGGCTTTATTGGAGTTGCCGTGATTGCCGTTGCCATTATTATGACGGGCTCAATTATCGTAATTTCCAACGCCTTTTATATCTCGGCTACCGAGCGGGTGCGGCAATTCGGGCTGCTCAAAAGTATCGGCGCGACGAGCGGACAGATCGGGCGCAGCATTCTGTTTGAAGCGCTTACGCTGGCGGCGATCTCCATACCGCTCGGGATTGCGCTTGGATTTTTGATTGACATCTTTGTGCTCTGGGTGACCAATTATCTGCTGGTGGATTTAAACAGACTAAATAATGGCACATTCTCGTTCAGGGTAGTATTTCACCCGCTGATTCCTATAATCTCCTTGCTGGTGGCGCTGCTCACCATCCTTATCTCCGCATGGCTGCCCGCCCGAAAGGCGGCTAAAACAACGGCAATTGAAGCCATTCGACAGACAAAGGATATTAAGATCAGCGGAAAGCGTATAAAAACCTCTCCTGCGGTGCGTAAATTATTCGGCTTTGAGGGCACCCTGGCGGCGAAGTCCCTCAAGCGCAGCCGCGGAAAATACCGCGCGACTGTCATCAGTCTGACCGTGAGTGTGGTCATGTTCGTGAGTATGTGGTCGCTGGTAGACATTATGAAGAAGGACGCTGAAATGCAATACGGCGGACTTGACTTTGATGTGCTTGTCATGACCCAGGGTGATTTGGAGACGGTGGACAAGGCCGATGCCTTTCTTCGTACTATCCCGGACGCAGCGTTTAGAAAGGTTCAAGAAACCAGTTTTTCCACCACCGCGCCAAAGGGCTTCGTCACAGAGAGAATGCTTTCTGGCGCTGAAGGAGAGACGGAGCGGGACTTGAATCTCTATGCGATACCGGACGCCGACTTTGTGGCGCTGGCGCAGGTTAAAGAAGGGGAAATTCCGGGCGTTCTCATCAATACGACCGGTGCGCTAAGGAAGGACGGCCAGGTGCAGGAGTTCGTCCCCTATGAGGCTTCAGTCGGCACGAAGCTGCCCCTGGAGCGCGGACGGGAAAATGAAGAAAAGAAGACCTATGGAGATGTAACCATTGCCGCGACTGTAGATAAAATTCCTGACAGTATCCCGGCGATTATATTTAACGGAAATTTGATTAACATTATGGTGCCGGAATCCATATACCGTACCCTATTCCAAGCGAATAATTCGCGAACTGCCTATGCCGTGACCGCCCAGGACCCGCAGGCCTTTTGCGACAGCGCGGAGGAGCTTCTTCTTCCGCTGGGCGAGACCATCCAGATTCAAAATGTAGCGCAATCGGCACATATCAATCAGAACATCGTGCTGATTATCATGCTGTTTGGATATGGCTTTATCGGGATGCTGTCTCTGATTGCCGTGACCAGCGCGATTACCACCATCTCGACCGGCATGGAGCTGCGCCGACATGAGTTTGCAATGCTCTATTCCGCCGGTATGACCCCGCGCGGTATGGATAAAATGCTGCACCTTGAGAGTCTGCTGTACGGCATAAAATCACTGGCCTTTGGCCTGCCGATCGGCGTGGGACTGTCTATAGCAATGCACCGCATGATGGCAAACGTCTTTGTGTTCCGCTATGCGCTGCCTTGGGACGCGATGCTCATCAGCACGATCGCCGTCCTCATGCTGACCTTTTCCACTATGCAGTATGGTAAGCATAAATTCCGAAAAGTCAGTATCGTAGAAGCGATTCGCAGTGAAATTGTCTGA
- the lolD gene encoding Lipoprotein-releasing system ATP-binding protein LolD: protein MLEVKNLSKIYGTGDAAVKALDNVSFSVRKGEFVAIVGSSGSGKSTLLHLLGGVDRPTDGKVLIDNTDIYSLDESNLAIFRRRHIGLIYQFYNLIPTLDVKENITLPQLLDGRKVDEARLLEIITTIGLTERVSHLPNQLSGGQQQRVSIGRALITNPAIILADEPTGNLDSKNSKEVMELLHLSNKKYGQTLLVITHDERIALQADRVIAIEDGRITRNEALS from the coding sequence ATGTTAGAGGTAAAAAACTTATCAAAGATATACGGAACCGGTGACGCCGCGGTAAAGGCGCTGGATAACGTGTCGTTCTCAGTCCGCAAGGGCGAATTTGTGGCGATTGTCGGGTCGAGCGGCTCGGGAAAGTCTACGCTTTTACATCTGCTCGGCGGTGTGGATAGGCCGACAGACGGAAAAGTTCTCATTGACAACACCGATATTTATTCGCTGGACGAGTCCAATCTGGCGATCTTTCGGCGGCGGCACATCGGCCTTATTTACCAGTTCTATAATCTGATCCCGACGCTGGACGTCAAAGAGAACATTACTTTGCCCCAGCTCTTGGACGGACGTAAGGTAGACGAGGCACGGCTCCTGGAAATTATCACCACCATCGGTCTGACCGAGCGCGTTTCCCATCTGCCAAATCAGCTCTCGGGCGGGCAGCAGCAGCGCGTATCCATCGGGCGGGCGCTTATTACCAATCCGGCGATCATTTTGGCGGATGAACCTACAGGCAACCTGGACAGCAAAAACAGCAAGGAGGTCATGGAGCTCCTGCATTTGTCCAACAAAAAATATGGGCAGACCTTGCTTGTTATTACACATGACGAGCGCATTGCTCTGCAGGCCGACCGCGTCATCGCCATTGAAGACGGGCGCATCACCAGAAACGAGGCGCTCTCATGA
- a CDS encoding Sensor histidine kinase — MLRNKVFRTFLVVAAGICLVATGACLAVNPWSGLFCFLGCMGVLSVSILFTRQQYHEIAELSLYLQRVANGEVLLDIRDNSEGELSILKNEIYKAANALTEQADALKLDKSELAAALSDISHQLKTPLTSLGIMADLLEEEHLPPEKRREFLASMRQGLDRMEWLVLTLLKLARLDADAAALTKTPILLSELIKKALSTMLIPIEIKEQTVHVHGEDTLVQCDPNWTVEALGNIIKNAVENTPIGTVIDIAYGKNLLYTFIQVRDNGPGIDNADLPHLFKRFYRGNKKHPSIAEDANSVGIGLAMSRTILRKQNGDIDAMNDNGAIFTLKLYR, encoded by the coding sequence ATGTTGCGGAATAAAGTCTTTCGAACGTTTCTTGTTGTGGCCGCCGGCATTTGCCTTGTAGCCACCGGAGCTTGTCTGGCGGTCAATCCCTGGTCGGGATTATTTTGCTTTTTGGGCTGTATGGGCGTATTGTCGGTCAGCATCCTGTTCACACGGCAGCAGTACCATGAGATTGCGGAGCTGAGCCTTTATCTACAGAGAGTCGCCAATGGTGAGGTTCTGCTGGATATTCGTGATAACAGTGAGGGAGAGCTGAGCATTCTGAAAAATGAGATTTACAAGGCTGCCAACGCTTTGACCGAGCAAGCAGACGCGTTGAAACTGGATAAATCGGAGCTTGCGGCGGCCTTATCGGATATCTCCCACCAGCTAAAAACCCCGCTTACCTCCCTCGGTATCATGGCGGACTTATTGGAGGAGGAGCACCTGCCTCCGGAAAAACGCAGGGAATTCCTTGCCTCTATGCGGCAGGGACTTGACAGGATGGAATGGCTGGTGCTGACTTTGCTTAAGCTGGCCAGACTGGATGCCGATGCCGCGGCGCTTACAAAAACGCCTATTCTGCTCTCTGAGCTAATCAAAAAGGCGCTCTCCACAATGCTCATCCCCATAGAAATCAAGGAACAGACCGTTCATGTCCACGGTGAGGACACCCTTGTCCAATGCGATCCGAACTGGACCGTGGAGGCCCTTGGCAACATCATCAAAAACGCTGTCGAAAACACTCCAATTGGTACCGTCATTGACATTGCCTATGGCAAAAACCTGCTCTATACCTTCATCCAGGTGCGTGACAATGGCCCCGGCATCGACAACGCGGATCTGCCTCATCTGTTCAAGCGCTTCTATCGCGGTAATAAAAAGCATCCATCAATAGCGGAGGACGCAAACAGCGTGGGCATCGGTCTTGCCATGAGCCGTACCATCCTGCGTAAGCAAAACGGGGACATCGATGCCATGAATGACAACGGCGCCATATTCACGCTGAAGCTGTATCGGTAA